The DNA segment atatatattctgacacttttttttatttctatattctAATCATTAAAGTGCATATAAGACTCACTGCTAAAAGAGAATAGGAAGCATCCAACATTAAGCATTAAGGTCCACTCCCCAAAGTGGCCGTTACTAGACCATTGGGATGATGCTCAACTCCACAGCTACCTTTTCACCTGGGCCGCCTTAACCAACTCAGCCTCCTTTTAAATCACATTACCATATGACTTTATCATTAAACCCACAATCTAAACCTGTGGGGGCCCAATTTGCAGCATATTTTGATATATACGATTAATATGATAGAAGAGGAGGGCCATAAGGGTAGTCGAAGAGATCTTGATGGCTTTTGATCCTTTAAACCATCACAACATTTTCCCTAAAACGTCCAAGGTCTCCACCAAACTATACAAGTCAAAGACAGCTAACAAATTATACATACATGCATgctccatttggttgctgagaaagaccaagaaaaaaatgagaatacaACCAGCTATATTTTACCACGCTCTACATAAAggttacatgaaaaataaataaatatgatatcAAATTGAATGAggatggaaaaaataaatgaacaaattcaGCAAGAACTAAAACAAATCCAAATCTATGTAAATGCAAACTATACCTAACTTCATCTAAAACTGCTAATTTGAGGTTTTCCTTAAttagttttctatataaaaagaaattatccATGAACCATACCAACCAATCAAAGGAAATGGGTTGCAAGAGATCAATTTCTTGCACTTAGGCTAGGCATCAAAAGAGTTTGGTTCATCATTATTGTTGGAAAGTATCTCAAATTTGTAAtaagtatagattccttttgtatatataatgaatattgtatagaatatttcttaagttgattttttaatgtaatattagattttctaattgaataaggaaagttgttatgaatatctctataaatattctaggtcatgagaggAAAAGTTATGAGATAGAGATGTGCTTGTAAAGACCATGCAAAACGGATAGAAATGTGAGGAAGAATAGGAGATACTTGGTGGAGTAAGGGAGCTCGTGGTTTAGGGTGTtcatacaaggagtggggaaataTGAGATGTTTCAAAACCCAATTGTTGTATTTGATTCTATCATCTATAATATATTCTCTATAATATAGTGGAATGATTTTCACTAATTCGTGGAATGTTGACtgaaccacattaaaatcttATGTACCTTTGTgtggattattttatttttgtgttctaGATATAACATTGTTTGCATTGAAGTTTCTATCGCTAATGCAATAATTATTGTAGTTAGATAAGCTCTAGCAAATGCAatcttttgattatttaatCCCCACAATTGAAGGAACCTCCAATAACTTATCTTTTTGCATTTGGAGCTATGAATTTGGGGATAATGAACCCTTTTTTATAAGGGCAAAGCTATTCTAAACAACCCCACCAAAGCCACATAATGTGGGAAGCAAAGTATCTCTAAAAACTAGAGTAATAACTTACAAAGGAACACATTTGCATGTCATGGAATTCAAATGGCAACCAAATAATCTCAAATGCTTACAACTTGGCAAGTCCATTTGAAATTCAGTACAGAAAAACCTAACAACTAAATCATTTTATCCATCACACAATCCACACTTTTTCCTCGATAAATCATAAGAAACCCGTATGAGTCCAAAGCAAACTAGAACATTTCCagcaattaaataatttaatatgtgGAAAATTTGAGGTTTCGGATCTCAAATTTGATAGGCAATACCAAAATCAACATAATCTTGATTCAATAATATTCTACATGggcaaaagaggaaaaatatattattagaataTAAATAacaagaacaaataaaaaaaatgaaatattaccATTTTCGCACCTTTAGCTAATCAATTAAAAGAGGCAAAGACCCATTCAAAGCCACAAAAGTGCCAAGGGAAGGAGAACCCATTTGATCTAAAACCTAACCAAATCCCGACCACTAATTATGTAATTGTTTCAAGgatagtgctatcacctatcaaaattACCTCTTTAATCTTTAAGTTACATATCCCACTTATTATCATGATTGATTCAAAAGTCTACATAGTTGGTTCATCTATTCCTTGTTAAGTGAGATTTGAGTGATTCAAAAGCACAACTCTTTGTTCTAAATTTTATGGAGAATGCAAGTCCTAAATATATATAGGCAATCTATTTAGGAAGATAattgggaaaataaaaataaaacattaatccTAAGAATTAGGAACCTATGaaacaaaaagccaaaaacTATGTTGTTAtatgtctttatttttttttataaaaaaaggcACAGATGAATACTCTAATAAAACAACTAGATAAATAGCTAGAGTTTATCCAAAGTCATCTGGCATTCCTACTTGCCAACAATATATATGTAGTTGACCTTAAGCTCAAAATGTATatattcctttatttatttgacGTAAATTCTTATCATATTTAACACCAAAGATGTAAAGGCAAATGAGTGTTAATTGTAAGTGTAtacatatttttgaaactctatGCTTCTTGGGGAGTTGAAGTAAATAATTCATGAAACTGATGATTGGTGAAGTGGCAATTAGgagagtaatttttttaaatacgtTTTCCTTTCTAAAAGCCAAccaccttttcctttttttttttttcaaatacatgTGGATGGGAAACCAGAGCGGCTCTCTCCACCATTATAAATAGACCCAATGCAGTACTAGGACTTCTGCACAGCCTTTCCATACACTCCCAGTAGGCCTTAGTCTCTGAGCTCGAACCACCCACCCATGGCGCCAACCTCACTAACAGCCTCTGCCACAATCTCCTTCCTCCTGCTTCTAGCCATATCAATATGCCTAGAAGCGAAACCactcaaactcaaacaaacCCAGGTAGTTTTCTACATGCACGACTGGGAAACAGGGGCAAACGTCACCGCCATCCCGATTGCTGGCCTCCCCAAGAAGCCATGGGCGGTTGGTACATTCGCTACCATCATTGCTATTGATGATGCGTTAACTGAAACAATTGATCGCAATTCAGCACAAATAGGGCGCGCCCAGGGCATCTATGTGAACTCAGCTCTGGACGGCTCTGAC comes from the Vitis vinifera cultivar Pinot Noir 40024 chromosome 12, ASM3070453v1 genome and includes:
- the LOC100244838 gene encoding dirigent protein 22; its protein translation is MAPTSLTASATISFLLLLAISICLEAKPLKLKQTQVVFYMHDWETGANVTAIPIAGLPKKPWAVGTFATIIAIDDALTETIDRNSAQIGRAQGIYVNSALDGSDLHFLMSVVFTNKQYNGSSLEIQGANRFFNKYREVSVVSGTGMFRLARGYAILETVYLDLPVSNAIIRWNVTVLHY